Proteins co-encoded in one Symmachiella macrocystis genomic window:
- a CDS encoding thioredoxin family protein, whose amino-acid sequence MARKLHWTSVAALSAAALTVGLMDATSVQAAGHWQTDYQKARSEAQRDGKMLLLHFHASWCGPCRRMDHEVLSTAALAQRLGKNIIAVKIDSDRYRQLTSQLNVQALPSDIFMTAEGKILHRTSGYQAASNYLQMVSKVSSKYVGSRPVVVARQAKPAPARSNQLPITEKPAQKKMVDPRSKPREDVIARVDQKLSHEILDVTAAEDTDDSIGLRGFCPVTLWNSREWKTGRPEYSMTFKGLTYHMYSAQALAEFEKNPRQYAPRLMGCDPVVMSAKNLANPGSTSFGAFYDGELYLFESDQSRRQFKLDPDRYSKIRQVKLPKSQTQIR is encoded by the coding sequence ATGGCTCGAAAGCTTCATTGGACATCTGTAGCTGCCTTGTCAGCGGCGGCCCTGACCGTCGGATTGATGGATGCGACTTCCGTCCAGGCGGCCGGTCATTGGCAGACGGACTATCAAAAGGCCCGCAGCGAGGCCCAGCGCGACGGCAAAATGTTGCTGTTGCACTTTCATGCCTCCTGGTGCGGACCCTGCCGGCGAATGGATCATGAAGTCCTCTCGACTGCAGCTCTGGCGCAGAGATTGGGAAAGAACATTATCGCCGTGAAAATCGATTCCGATCGATACCGGCAATTGACCTCACAATTGAATGTTCAGGCACTGCCGAGCGATATCTTTATGACGGCCGAAGGCAAGATCCTGCACCGCACCTCGGGCTATCAAGCAGCGAGCAATTATCTACAAATGGTCTCCAAGGTCTCGTCGAAGTATGTCGGGTCGCGTCCGGTTGTTGTGGCTCGCCAAGCGAAACCCGCCCCCGCGCGGTCAAATCAGCTACCGATCACCGAAAAACCAGCACAGAAAAAAATGGTCGACCCCCGATCCAAACCGCGGGAGGATGTCATCGCTCGGGTGGATCAGAAGTTATCCCATGAAATCCTCGACGTGACTGCGGCGGAGGATACGGATGACTCGATTGGTCTGCGCGGATTCTGTCCGGTGACCTTATGGAACTCGCGTGAGTGGAAGACCGGCCGCCCGGAATACTCGATGACTTTCAAAGGGCTGACCTATCATATGTACTCCGCGCAGGCCTTGGCGGAATTCGAGAAGAACCCCCGTCAATACGCCCCGCGGTTGATGGGCTGTGATCCGGTGGTGATGTCGGCTAAGAACTTGGCCAATCCCGGCAGCACCAGCTTTGGCGCGTTTTATGACGGGGAGTTATATCTGTTTGAAAGCGATCAATCGCGTCGGCAGTTTAAGTTGGATCCTGATCGATATAGCAAGATTCGTCAGGTGAAATTGCCCAAATCCCAGACCCAAATTCGATAA